In Pseudobdellovibrionaceae bacterium, the following proteins share a genomic window:
- the recJ gene encoding single-stranded-DNA-specific exonuclease RecJ, with protein sequence MLFRPKLSQIKSPMSIDQMDIAVDRLTQAYENQDPILVYGDFDLDGSSGVALIFSGLKALGFKNIFYIQPKRLSEGYGFHKDIVEKYKDKVKLIVTVDVGITGREATAYAKELGIDVIVTDHHLPEGQLPEATAILNPNKGFCRSGLKHLCGVGVGYYLVLAVWMRFKELGWMKEEDFDPKSILDLFIIGTITDLVPMVEENRVLVKHGLHVLERTKRAGLKALMYKLGLVGKRLSSQDIGFRLAPKLNALSRMDKDLLPIEVLLCQDEVSAQRMVDQVLALNNERLQLQKKAEAMAFERDFESEDLFSFVYDEEFHKGVIGLVATKLSQNYNKPAFVGSVRGHKVFGSARMPDGLGLNLVEILSFCPSLKKFGGHQQAAGFELELSKAEDFRNELRRFFQVHKEENGDFGVLDYDTKYDIEISATELTPQLLNWMQKLEPYGVGFEVPVFKVTELKPVMIRVLKEAHLKMQLVSLKHKEVSPIDAIWFHHSLSEEQLDQLIDQKLDIIGSLEWNEYMGKKTPQFLIKSVSIDDL encoded by the coding sequence TTGTTGTTTCGACCAAAACTGAGCCAAATTAAAAGTCCAATGTCCATTGATCAAATGGACATTGCTGTGGATAGACTTACACAAGCCTATGAAAACCAAGATCCCATTTTAGTTTATGGGGATTTTGATTTGGATGGTTCGTCAGGCGTGGCGCTGATCTTCTCGGGTTTAAAAGCCCTGGGATTTAAAAATATTTTTTATATACAACCTAAGCGTTTGAGTGAAGGCTATGGTTTTCACAAAGATATTGTTGAAAAGTATAAAGATAAGGTCAAACTGATTGTCACTGTGGATGTGGGCATTACAGGTCGAGAGGCTACAGCCTATGCCAAAGAACTAGGGATTGATGTGATCGTTACCGATCACCATCTACCTGAAGGACAACTGCCTGAGGCCACGGCCATTCTTAATCCTAATAAAGGGTTTTGTCGTAGTGGTCTAAAGCATCTTTGTGGCGTAGGTGTGGGGTACTATTTAGTGCTTGCTGTGTGGATGCGTTTTAAAGAACTGGGTTGGATGAAGGAAGAGGATTTTGATCCTAAATCGATTCTGGATCTGTTTATTATAGGAACCATCACAGATCTTGTTCCCATGGTGGAAGAGAATCGAGTTTTAGTAAAACATGGTCTTCACGTCTTAGAAAGAACTAAACGAGCAGGCTTAAAGGCATTGATGTATAAGCTTGGGCTTGTGGGCAAACGCCTAAGCTCTCAGGATATTGGCTTTAGATTAGCTCCAAAGCTCAATGCTTTGAGCCGAATGGATAAAGACTTACTTCCTATTGAAGTTCTTTTGTGCCAAGACGAAGTCAGTGCGCAGAGGATGGTGGACCAAGTTTTAGCCCTCAATAATGAGCGTTTACAGCTACAGAAAAAAGCCGAGGCCATGGCCTTTGAGCGAGACTTTGAATCTGAAGATCTATTTAGTTTTGTTTATGATGAAGAATTTCATAAGGGTGTGATTGGTCTTGTCGCCACTAAACTCTCTCAAAACTATAATAAGCCTGCGTTTGTAGGGAGTGTCAGAGGGCATAAGGTGTTTGGAAGTGCAAGAATGCCTGATGGTTTGGGGTTGAATCTGGTCGAAATCCTTTCTTTTTGCCCCAGCTTAAAAAAATTCGGCGGCCATCAACAGGCCGCAGGTTTTGAGCTTGAACTGAGCAAAGCCGAAGATTTTAGAAATGAACTCAGACGTTTCTTTCAAGTGCACAAAGAAGAAAATGGCGACTTTGGTGTTTTGGACTATGACACCAAATATGACATTGAAATTTCAGCCACGGAACTGACTCCTCAACTGTTAAATTGGATGCAAAAATTAGAACCTTATGGTGTGGGATTTGAAGTCCCTGTATTTAAAGTGACCGAGCTTAAGCCTGTGATGATCAGAGTGCTTAAAGAAGCGCATTTAAAAATGCAATTGGTCTCTTTAAAACATAAAGAAGTGTCACCCATTGATGCCATTTGGTTTCACCACTCTTTAAGTGAAGAGCAATTGGATCAGTTGATTGATCAAAAGCTAGATATTATTGGCAGTCTTGAATGGAATGAATATATGGGTAAAAAAACACCTCAATTCCTAATCAAAAGTGTCTCTATTGATGATTTGTAA
- a CDS encoding PaaI family thioesterase: MAKCKDFRGHEEALKQSFQNGLSQTLGVEFLTAYEDGLEVKVEVSDRHSRPGGIANGGLALALLETVGSISAYAQIDGATSTAMGVSVSMNHLKAIRIGETITARSKAVHIGRSTQVWDVEVRNSSAELTSSGRITMIVIARKA; encoded by the coding sequence ATGGCAAAATGTAAAGACTTTAGAGGACACGAAGAGGCATTAAAACAGAGCTTTCAAAATGGTCTGTCACAAACTCTAGGAGTTGAATTTTTAACGGCTTATGAAGACGGGCTTGAAGTGAAGGTAGAGGTCTCTGACAGACACTCGCGTCCAGGTGGTATCGCCAATGGGGGGCTTGCTTTAGCACTTTTAGAAACTGTAGGTAGTATTTCAGCTTACGCACAGATTGATGGTGCTACGTCAACAGCCATGGGTGTATCTGTATCTATGAATCATTTAAAAGCAATAAGAATTGGCGAGACCATCACTGCGCGCTCAAAGGCGGTTCATATCGGAAGGTCCACTCAGGTTTGGGATGTGGAAGTGAGAAACTCTAGTGCTGAACTCACTTCCAGTGGTCGGATCACAATGATCGTGATAGCTCGTAAAGCCTAA
- the secF gene encoding protein translocase subunit SecF, whose amino-acid sequence MSQYKSIKDLKLDKDYGIFDFMGKIPVFSGLLFVLTILALGVIFIKGFNYGIDFSGGAEVQVKFEKDVPVSDLRNLTEELGFRSASVQSFGDENEYLIRTQAEAEGTDEEINTAATATTKALADGIVTRFKEFSPDIRRVDTVGPQVGTELKRNGLLSVFYSLILILIYIALRFDYKYAPASVIGLLNDAIITMGIYAALGKELNIQTLAAILTVIGYSLNDTIINFDRIRENIPAFKGKPLALVINRSLNDVISRTMLTSLTTLMAIITLYYIAGGVIKDLAFTLGVGVIVGTFSTLYVAAPLVIWADKIQDRLEKAGA is encoded by the coding sequence ATGTCTCAATATAAAAGTATCAAAGATTTAAAATTGGATAAGGACTATGGAATTTTTGATTTCATGGGTAAGATTCCTGTATTTAGTGGCCTTCTTTTTGTACTTACAATTCTTGCGCTAGGGGTGATCTTTATAAAGGGTTTCAACTATGGGATTGATTTCTCTGGCGGTGCTGAAGTTCAAGTGAAGTTTGAAAAGGACGTTCCTGTTTCTGATCTTAGAAATCTCACTGAAGAGCTGGGTTTTAGATCAGCCTCTGTGCAGTCTTTTGGTGATGAAAATGAATATTTGATTCGTACACAAGCTGAAGCCGAAGGCACCGATGAAGAGATCAATACTGCGGCAACGGCAACTACAAAAGCTCTAGCCGATGGAATTGTCACTCGTTTTAAAGAGTTCAGCCCTGATATTCGACGTGTAGACACCGTGGGACCTCAGGTGGGAACAGAATTAAAAAGAAATGGTTTGTTATCTGTATTTTACAGTTTGATTTTAATTTTGATTTATATCGCTCTAAGATTTGATTACAAATATGCCCCAGCTTCTGTGATTGGTCTTTTAAATGATGCCATCATTACAATGGGAATTTATGCAGCATTGGGTAAGGAGCTTAATATTCAAACTCTTGCTGCGATTTTAACAGTGATCGGATATTCGTTAAACGACACCATCATTAACTTTGATAGAATCAGGGAAAACATTCCTGCGTTCAAAGGAAAGCCTTTGGCACTTGTCATTAACCGCTCTTTGAATGATGTGATCTCAAGAACCATGCTGACTTCGCTAACGACGTTAATGGCGATCATCACCTTGTACTATATTGCAGGTGGAGTCATTAAAGACTTAGCTTTCACACTAGGCGTGGGGGTTATTGTTGGAACTTTTTCAACTCTTTATGTCGCTGCCCCCTTAGTGATTTGGGCTGATAAGATCCAAGACAGGTTGGAGAAAGCAGGAGCCTAA
- the secD gene encoding protein translocase subunit SecD yields MFQNQKVRWVVVMVTFFVALYWYLPNILDAKKFTFLPDSKIVKGLDIQGGIHLVLGVDVKNFMIEKTQRQARSLAEDLKKEGLAGVEVVYSATPKPSFIVKTASAADLSKAKSFINKNYPSTYQAINNEPTQAHFTYFDSVEREQKERVVGQAIEVIRNRIDSFGTLEPNISAQGTDRILVQLPGIEDSEKAKQLLNTTAKLEFMIISNEVDSGTLESWVNEVESKGHYTLGVTNENGLEYAQYIKRINEDLADRLPKDTEIVFEMLPNVSSLTEGRVPRLAKNDQIVTGDMVDDAYVGRDGQAGGRPIVLFSMSVEGRKPFGEITGNNVNKPLGIVLDKVLKSAPNVSTRITDSGQISLGNGNHDEIFEEAQFVSRTLRAGALPASLQQLEERTVGPTLGADSVRKGAIAGIMGGLMIVIFICAYYGILGFIASLALGLNILLLLGILSTLGATLTLPGIAGIVLTMGMAVDANIIIFERIRDELLKGTGLNAAINDGYKHALSAILDSNITTAIVCIVLLNYGTGPIKGFAVTLICGVITSVYTAVFVSRTIVNFATQKLKLQKVIRY; encoded by the coding sequence ATGTTTCAAAACCAAAAGGTTCGTTGGGTTGTCGTTATGGTCACGTTTTTCGTGGCACTATACTGGTATTTGCCCAACATTTTAGATGCAAAAAAGTTTACATTCTTGCCCGATTCTAAAATCGTAAAAGGTTTAGATATTCAGGGTGGGATTCACCTTGTCTTGGGTGTCGATGTTAAAAACTTTATGATTGAAAAAACTCAAAGACAGGCGCGTTCACTCGCAGAGGACCTTAAAAAAGAAGGCCTTGCAGGTGTGGAAGTGGTTTACTCTGCTACACCCAAACCTTCTTTTATTGTAAAGACAGCAAGCGCGGCGGATTTGTCAAAGGCCAAGTCTTTTATCAATAAAAACTATCCATCTACTTACCAAGCCATCAATAACGAACCGACTCAAGCCCACTTCACGTATTTTGATAGTGTGGAGCGTGAGCAAAAAGAAAGAGTTGTGGGTCAAGCCATTGAAGTGATCCGTAACCGTATTGATAGCTTCGGAACGCTTGAACCGAATATTTCTGCACAAGGAACAGATCGCATTTTAGTTCAGTTGCCAGGGATTGAAGATTCAGAAAAGGCCAAACAACTTCTCAACACCACTGCAAAGTTAGAGTTCATGATCATCAGTAATGAAGTGGACAGTGGAACTTTAGAATCATGGGTGAATGAGGTTGAGTCGAAAGGACATTACACTTTAGGGGTGACTAACGAAAACGGTCTTGAGTATGCCCAATACATTAAACGCATCAATGAGGATTTAGCCGATCGTTTACCTAAAGACACTGAGATTGTCTTTGAAATGTTACCTAATGTGTCTTCGTTGACAGAAGGTCGTGTGCCTAGATTGGCAAAGAACGATCAAATAGTTACAGGAGACATGGTTGATGATGCTTACGTAGGGCGAGATGGCCAAGCGGGCGGACGTCCTATCGTGCTATTTTCAATGAGTGTAGAAGGTCGTAAACCTTTTGGAGAAATCACAGGCAACAATGTGAATAAACCTTTGGGTATCGTTTTAGATAAAGTTCTAAAGTCAGCACCTAATGTCAGTACAAGAATTACAGATTCGGGTCAGATCTCATTAGGAAACGGTAATCATGATGAAATTTTTGAAGAGGCTCAGTTTGTGTCTCGTACACTGAGAGCAGGTGCACTGCCTGCAAGCTTGCAACAGCTTGAAGAGCGAACTGTAGGACCCACACTAGGGGCTGACTCTGTTCGCAAAGGAGCAATTGCAGGGATTATGGGTGGTCTCATGATCGTTATCTTTATATGCGCGTATTATGGAATTTTAGGTTTCATTGCGAGTTTAGCTTTGGGACTAAATATTTTATTGTTGCTAGGTATTTTATCTACTTTGGGAGCGACACTGACCTTACCTGGTATTGCAGGTATTGTGCTGACCATGGGGATGGCTGTGGATGCCAATATCATTATTTTTGAAAGAATTAGAGATGAGCTTCTAAAAGGAACAGGTCTAAATGCGGCGATCAATGATGGTTATAAGCACGCATTGTCTGCGATTTTAGACTCCAACATCACAACTGCAATTGTCTGTATAGTTTTACTTAACTACGGTACTGGACCCATCAAAGGGTTTGCAGTGACTTTGATCTGCGGTGTGATCACTTCTGTGTACACTGCCGTGTTTGTTTCTAGAACTATTGTGAACTTTGCAACTCAAAAACTAAAACTGCAAAAAGTAATAAGATACTAA
- a CDS encoding DUF366 family protein, with amino-acid sequence MQYKFIPEEMTYDGSQLCSLYAYLNQGVLGDSVLAWVGKCDISVDKIVDAEDLLAGHKIYSEKMLHFIVEVFDIPLFSMACLQRLMGDLARDLIYQKTGQFLVRKGDDLYLMQTESKGAHHPAFEPVKDKDKKLNISIATKSPTSALMHFGVNVSTKNTPVKTCGLESWGIDPRNLADELAAAFIQEILGLRRATQKVRWVK; translated from the coding sequence ATGCAATATAAATTTATCCCAGAAGAAATGACCTATGATGGGTCTCAACTGTGTTCCCTCTATGCGTACTTAAATCAAGGAGTGCTAGGGGATTCTGTACTCGCTTGGGTAGGAAAGTGTGACATCAGTGTTGATAAAATTGTAGATGCCGAAGACTTATTGGCAGGACATAAAATTTATTCCGAAAAGATGCTCCACTTTATTGTTGAAGTTTTTGATATACCTTTGTTTTCTATGGCCTGCTTGCAGAGACTTATGGGTGATTTGGCCAGAGATTTGATCTATCAAAAAACAGGACAATTTCTTGTGCGAAAAGGCGATGACCTATATTTGATGCAGACAGAGTCCAAGGGGGCTCACCACCCAGCCTTTGAGCCTGTCAAAGATAAAGACAAAAAGCTCAATATCAGTATCGCCACCAAAAGCCCTACGTCAGCACTTATGCACTTTGGAGTCAACGTCAGCACCAAAAACACTCCTGTGAAGACCTGCGGGCTTGAAAGTTGGGGTATTGACCCTAGAAATCTTGCGGATGAATTGGCCGCGGCCTTTATACAAGAGATTCTGGGCCTTCGTCGTGCCACTCAAAAGGTGAGATGGGTTAAATAG
- a CDS encoding CpaF family protein — MSDTKKDAALLFREAMKNYLRPIYHLLDDDKVTEVLINSHSEIFIEIGGRMHPTDVRFDSEDDVRAAANIIAQFAQRRIDDENPRLDARLPDGSRVHIVIPPCAFKGTTIAIRKFFKSDMTFKKYVQLGAMSIEGAQFLDTCMKLGKNILVSGGTGSGKTTLLGLLGSRIPSGERIIVIEDAKELKIDYDHVVFFETRMADKQGKGEVTIRDLVISSLRLRPDRIIVGEVRGSEALELVQAMNTGHKGCMGTVHANTPTEAMVRLEALAQGGDAKISEKALTMQISSAVDIIVQVTRYSDGSRRISEIAEVMGLNEKGGYETRPIFKVGRLVKQPNGKLSGSMDPCHLPTFLDEIKDNGIPFPLQLFKNKQAA, encoded by the coding sequence GTGTCTGACACTAAAAAGGATGCAGCATTATTATTTCGTGAGGCCATGAAGAACTATTTGCGCCCTATTTATCATCTTTTAGATGATGATAAGGTGACGGAAGTTCTGATCAACAGCCACTCAGAAATTTTTATTGAGATCGGCGGTAGAATGCATCCCACAGATGTTCGTTTTGATAGTGAAGATGATGTGCGAGCTGCTGCGAATATTATTGCGCAATTTGCACAAAGAAGAATTGATGATGAAAACCCAAGACTGGATGCGCGTCTGCCTGATGGTTCGAGGGTGCATATTGTAATTCCACCCTGCGCTTTTAAGGGTACCACAATTGCTATTCGTAAGTTTTTTAAGTCAGATATGACATTCAAAAAGTATGTGCAATTGGGTGCGATGTCCATTGAAGGAGCGCAGTTTTTAGATACATGTATGAAACTGGGAAAAAACATCCTAGTCAGTGGAGGTACGGGTTCTGGTAAAACAACATTATTGGGACTCTTGGGTTCACGTATCCCTTCAGGTGAACGAATTATTGTGATCGAAGATGCTAAAGAATTAAAAATTGATTATGACCATGTGGTCTTTTTTGAAACCCGAATGGCAGATAAACAGGGTAAGGGTGAGGTGACGATTCGTGATCTTGTGATCAGTAGTCTTCGTCTTCGTCCAGATCGAATCATTGTGGGTGAGGTGCGTGGTTCCGAAGCTTTAGAACTGGTTCAAGCTATGAACACAGGTCACAAAGGCTGTATGGGAACGGTGCATGCTAACACTCCAACAGAAGCGATGGTGAGACTTGAAGCTCTGGCTCAAGGCGGAGATGCAAAGATCAGTGAAAAGGCTTTAACGATGCAGATATCTTCAGCTGTGGATATCATTGTTCAGGTGACTCGTTATTCTGATGGGTCTCGTCGTATTTCCGAAATCGCAGAAGTGATGGGCTTAAATGAAAAAGGGGGCTATGAAACGCGTCCTATTTTTAAAGTAGGTCGTTTAGTAAAGCAGCCAAATGGTAAACTTAGTGGCTCTATGGACCCTTGCCATTTACCCACATTCCTAGATGAAATCAAAGACAACGGAATTCCTTTCCCGTTACAGTTATTTAAAAATAAACAAGCAGCCTAG
- a CDS encoding conjugal transfer protein TraF, which produces MKKAVFYHAGCTVCVSAENSVLNMIDRKNIDLQVVDLGKDKAHLAEAEDLGIKSVPALVIDNQVLHINYGAALSDLK; this is translated from the coding sequence ATGAAAAAAGCCGTTTTTTATCATGCTGGTTGCACAGTTTGTGTGTCTGCAGAAAATTCAGTCCTGAATATGATTGATCGCAAGAATATTGATCTACAGGTGGTGGATTTGGGTAAAGACAAAGCCCATCTAGCTGAGGCCGAAGACCTTGGAATCAAATCTGTTCCTGCTCTGGTGATTGATAACCAAGTTTTACATATCAACTATGGCGCAGCCCTTAGTGATTTAAAATAA
- the tgt gene encoding tRNA guanosine(34) transglycosylase Tgt produces MSLTLKHFALEATSGQARAATLKTAHGEIQTPVFMPVGTKATVKSMTPHDLKDIGSQIILGNTYHLHLRPTEKLIAQMGGLHKFMNWDQPILTDSGGFQVFSLSKLRKITDDGVEFRSHLDGTKLFISPEKSMEIQMDLGSDIIMAFDECPPYPCTKDELYKAMDRTIKWLRRCKDRMTRPESLLFGIAQGGLDFEARKIAIEQVAELDLPGYALGGFSVGEPMPLMHALLPEVVPLMPANKPRYLMGVGKPEDLLIGINSGIDMFDCVMPTRVARNGMLFTWNGPINIKRKEFQLDERPIDEECGCYTCTNFTRSYLRHLFSVGELLSFRLNTLHNLYFYHDLMRQARAAILEDRWESFFTKTLTRLIRTPHATQEQ; encoded by the coding sequence ATGAGTTTGACGCTAAAACATTTCGCCTTAGAGGCCACTTCTGGACAGGCCAGAGCCGCAACACTAAAGACCGCTCACGGAGAAATTCAAACTCCTGTCTTCATGCCTGTGGGGACAAAAGCCACAGTAAAAAGCATGACTCCTCATGATTTAAAAGACATTGGTTCTCAAATTATTTTGGGAAACACTTATCATCTGCACTTGCGTCCCACAGAAAAACTCATTGCCCAAATGGGAGGACTGCATAAGTTTATGAACTGGGATCAGCCCATTCTGACTGACAGTGGGGGCTTTCAGGTGTTTTCTCTTTCAAAGTTAAGAAAGATCACTGACGATGGCGTGGAGTTTCGTAGTCACTTGGATGGCACAAAACTTTTTATCTCGCCAGAAAAGAGCATGGAAATTCAAATGGACTTAGGGTCTGACATCATCATGGCCTTTGATGAGTGTCCTCCGTATCCGTGCACTAAGGATGAGCTTTATAAGGCGATGGATCGCACCATCAAGTGGTTACGACGTTGTAAGGATCGCATGACTCGTCCCGAGAGCCTTTTGTTTGGAATTGCCCAAGGGGGATTGGATTTTGAAGCGCGAAAAATAGCCATCGAACAAGTTGCAGAACTAGACCTGCCTGGATACGCCTTGGGAGGATTCAGTGTGGGCGAGCCCATGCCGTTGATGCATGCACTATTGCCTGAAGTTGTCCCTTTGATGCCCGCAAATAAACCTCGTTATCTAATGGGAGTGGGGAAACCCGAGGACCTTTTGATTGGGATCAACAGTGGGATTGATATGTTTGACTGTGTGATGCCTACAAGAGTGGCAAGAAATGGAATGCTGTTCACTTGGAATGGCCCTATCAACATTAAACGCAAAGAATTTCAGCTTGATGAACGCCCTATAGATGAAGAGTGTGGGTGCTATACTTGCACAAACTTTACGCGTTCTTACCTGAGGCACTTATTCTCTGTGGGCGAGTTGCTCTCCTTCCGCCTGAATACCTTACATAATCTGTATTTCTATCATGACCTGATGAGACAGGCGCGTGCGGCCATCCTCGAAGACCGTTGGGAGAGTTTCTTTACAAAGACTTTAACGCGCTTAATTAGAACTCCCCATGCTACTCAAGAACAGTAA
- the yajC gene encoding preprotein translocase subunit YajC: MLFFINSALAQEAATASPETLPKPSLLLQYFPFIIIFFVFYFLILRPQAKRARQQADFHSSLKKGDRILTSAGILGTIEGVTEKYVDVSLNDEVRVKMLKSHISSLAKEVE, from the coding sequence ATGCTATTTTTTATCAACTCCGCCCTAGCACAAGAGGCGGCAACGGCGTCACCAGAAACTCTACCCAAACCCAGTCTTTTATTGCAGTACTTTCCCTTTATTATCATTTTCTTTGTATTTTACTTTTTGATTTTAAGACCGCAGGCCAAACGTGCTCGTCAGCAGGCTGATTTCCATTCTTCGTTAAAAAAAGGCGATAGGATTTTGACCTCTGCAGGAATTTTAGGAACAATTGAAGGCGTTACTGAAAAATATGTGGATGTCAGTCTTAATGACGAAGTCCGTGTTAAGATGTTGAAGTCCCACATTTCTTCACTTGCTAAAGAGGTAGAATAA
- a CDS encoding MarR family winged helix-turn-helix transcriptional regulator: MAKSKLNTKPDRLNEKVLTGLAKIGQALRAVEQKRSFDEQLSPTQAQVLVLMTQGVSMPSEIARRLAVSRASLSDSLSSLVDKGLIRKRVDPQDSRFTILELTAKGKKRSLAIAKWPEDLMQSVNELTELEKAGLIRTLSKFIIEMQDRGLISVPAMCASCKFFRPYAHPGSAEPHHCDYVNASFADKDLRLDCNEYEPSAIKHNL, encoded by the coding sequence ATGGCTAAGTCAAAACTAAATACAAAACCAGATCGGCTTAACGAGAAGGTTTTGACGGGGCTTGCAAAAATTGGTCAAGCCTTGCGCGCCGTCGAGCAAAAACGATCTTTTGATGAGCAACTTTCTCCCACACAGGCACAAGTTTTGGTTTTGATGACTCAGGGTGTGTCCATGCCATCTGAAATCGCCAGACGCCTAGCTGTGAGCCGCGCCAGTCTCAGTGATTCTTTGTCGTCTTTAGTGGATAAAGGTTTAATTCGTAAACGTGTAGATCCACAAGATTCAAGGTTTACAATCTTAGAACTCACGGCAAAAGGAAAAAAGCGTTCTTTAGCTATAGCCAAATGGCCAGAAGATTTAATGCAATCGGTGAATGAACTTACTGAGCTTGAGAAGGCTGGACTTATACGGACTCTTTCTAAATTTATTATTGAAATGCAAGACAGAGGTTTGATCTCTGTCCCTGCTATGTGTGCTAGCTGTAAGTTTTTTCGACCTTATGCTCATCCTGGTTCGGCTGAGCCTCACCACTGCGATTATGTAAACGCCTCATTTGCAGACAAGGACTTACGCCTAGATTGCAACGAATACGAGCCATCTGCCATTAAACATAATCTGTGA
- the queC gene encoding 7-cyano-7-deazaguanine synthase QueC: protein MKAVVLLSGGLDSSVNLYETLQRYEVACVLTINYGQKALEQEVQSAKILCQKLKLKHQILDLSWLKDVSPSSLNQSHQDIPDSSMVDINSVAQSQESAKSVWVPNRNGLFLNVAAAVAEGLGAKLVVPGFNLEEAQTFPDNSEAFLQTLNQSFEYSTQNHVKVFCFTTDLNKTQIIQRAIDLGLDLSDLWPCYRGQKEWCLDCESCLRFVRACKAIDVDVQELRAKRGSKNAI, encoded by the coding sequence ATGAAGGCGGTCGTACTTTTAAGTGGAGGATTGGACTCTTCAGTCAATCTCTATGAAACTTTGCAAAGATATGAAGTGGCTTGTGTGTTGACAATCAATTACGGTCAGAAAGCCCTAGAACAAGAAGTTCAAAGTGCAAAGATACTATGTCAGAAACTTAAGTTAAAGCATCAGATTTTAGATCTAAGTTGGCTAAAGGATGTGAGTCCTTCTAGTTTAAATCAAAGCCATCAAGACATTCCTGACTCTAGTATGGTGGACATCAATTCGGTTGCACAGTCTCAAGAGAGTGCTAAATCTGTGTGGGTGCCCAATCGCAATGGTTTATTCCTTAATGTGGCTGCCGCAGTGGCAGAAGGCTTAGGGGCTAAGCTAGTTGTTCCTGGATTTAATTTAGAGGAAGCCCAAACCTTTCCTGATAATTCCGAGGCTTTTTTACAGACATTGAACCAAAGTTTTGAGTATTCTACGCAAAATCATGTTAAAGTTTTTTGTTTTACAACTGACCTTAATAAAACCCAGATTATTCAAAGAGCCATAGATTTGGGTTTAGATTTAAGTGATTTATGGCCTTGCTATAGAGGACAAAAAGAATGGTGTCTAGACTGTGAGTCTTGCTTGAGATTTGTAAGAGCTTGTAAGGCTATAGATGTAGACGTGCAAGAGTTAAGGGCTAAAAGAGGAAGTAAAAATGCAATATAA
- a CDS encoding endonuclease — protein MRFNLLTSFYLILSLAGTSAFAKVTNTNNEAALISHLEQVASNSHHSVSYSSARKDLLGDLYLERTNNTYFITDVYCEKEYRAPGPGKVPNNAVINVEHTWPQSKFGGRDRRMQKSDLHHLFPTDSELNSIRGNHPFGIVEQPTKVLKCQTSKIGRNAQGQLVFEPPAAHKGNVARALFYFSIRYGLKIDATQEAVLRQWHEEDPVDYEEIERNTEISQIQGNINPFIEHPEYVNAISDF, from the coding sequence ATGCGATTTAACTTGCTAACAAGTTTCTATCTTATTTTATCGCTTGCTGGGACAAGTGCGTTTGCCAAAGTCACAAATACAAATAATGAAGCTGCACTGATCAGCCATCTAGAGCAGGTGGCATCCAACAGCCATCACTCGGTCAGTTACAGCTCAGCTCGCAAAGACCTTTTAGGTGATCTTTACTTAGAACGCACAAATAACACGTACTTCATCACTGATGTGTATTGTGAAAAGGAGTACCGCGCTCCTGGGCCAGGTAAAGTTCCCAATAACGCTGTCATCAATGTGGAACACACTTGGCCTCAAAGTAAATTTGGGGGCCGTGACCGCAGAATGCAAAAGTCTGACTTACATCATTTGTTTCCCACAGATTCAGAGCTTAACAGCATCCGAGGGAACCATCCCTTCGGTATTGTTGAACAGCCCACAAAAGTTTTAAAATGCCAAACCTCAAAAATTGGTAGAAACGCTCAAGGACAATTGGTATTTGAACCACCCGCTGCTCACAAAGGCAATGTAGCGCGTGCTTTATTTTACTTTTCTATTCGCTACGGTTTAAAAATTGACGCCACCCAAGAAGCAGTATTACGTCAGTGGCACGAAGAAGACCCCGTAGATTACGAAGAGATTGAGCGCAACACAGAGATTTCTCAGATTCAAGGCAACATCAATCCATTTATTGAGCATCCTGAATACGTGAATGCCATTTCTGATTTTTAG